Genomic segment of Acidimicrobiia bacterium:
TGCAATTCCAGCTGAACCAGCTCGACACCGTGTCCTGCAACTTCCGGAATACACCGGGGGCGAACATCACGGTGAACAAGGTGTGGTCGGGTGGCGCGTCGGGTGAGCTGCCGACGGTGGATCTGNNNNNNNNNNNNNNNNNNNNNNNNNNNNNNNNNNNNNNNNNNNNNNNNNNNNNNNNNNNNNNNNNNNNNNNNNNNNNNNNNNNNNNNNNNNNNNNNNNNNCGTTCTCCTACGACTCGCAGGCCGGGTTCAGCGTCGCTTCGAGCGATGCGGTGGTGTGTACGTTCACGAACACGCGCCAGACGGGCACGATCAGGGTGAACAAGGTGTGGTCGGGTGGCGCGTCGGGTGAGCTGCCGACGGTGGATCTGAACATCGGGACGACGGGGTCGGGTCACCAGGTGAACCAGACGGGTGTGACCGGGCTCGGCAACGGCACGACGGGCGCGCAGACGGTGGTGACCGGTTCTCCGTATTTCGTGTCGGAGTCGGCCCTGGCGGCGGGTTGGGCTGCGGGGTCGGCGGTGTGCACGAAGAACGGCACCCCGTTCTCCTACGACTCGCAGGCCGGGTTCAGCGTCGCTTCGAGCGATGCGGTGGTCTGCACGTTCACCAATGCGAAGCAGGGGTCGATCACGATCACCAAGGTGGCCGTTCCGCAGGACGCGCAGAACTTCACGTTCGCGACGACGAACCTCGGTGGGTCGTTCACCCTCGACGACGACACCGACAACGCGCTGTCCAACGTAAAGACGTTCCCGGGTCTCGCCCCAGGGACCACGTACACCGTCACCGAGAACCCGGTCACGGGGTGGAAGCTCACCGCGCTCGACTGCACCGGTCTCGGCCAGGGTGACTCCGCGACCTTGGCTACCGGTGTCACGTCGATCGCGCTCAAGCCCGGTCAGGACGTGAGCTGCACCTACACCAACACGTCGCCCGACCTGGGTGTCGAAAAGTCGGACGACCCCGACCCGGTGGTGGCCGGCAACCAGCTCACCTACACGGTGACGGTCACGAACCACGGACCGGCCGACGCCACGGGCGTGGTGGTCACCGACACGCTCGACCCGAACACCACGTTCGTGTCGACGTCGCTCGGCGCGGACTGCCAGCACGCGGCGGGTGTGGTCACGTGCCAGATCGGGAACCTCGCAAGCGCTGCGTTCGTGAACTTCACGATCACGGTCACGGTGTTGCCGGGCGCGCCCGTCGGTACCGACACCCTCGACAACCACGTGGAGGTGTCGGGGGACCAGCCCGACTGGAACCCGGACAACAACACCGATGACGAGCTCACATCGGTCATCAGCGTCGTCGACCTCGCCGTCGTCAAGACCGCCGACGTGGCCTCGGTGATCCCGGGCCAGAGCTTCACCTACACGTTGAGTGTGCGGAACCTCGGCCCGTCGGACGCGCAGGTGGACGCGACGGTCATCGACGTGCTGCCGACCGACATCACATTCGTGTCGTTCCATCCGCTCGCAGCGGGTGTGAGCTGCAGCCCGCCCGTTGGCCAGCAGCTCACCTGCACGATCCTGAAGGGTCTGCTCGGGGCCGGCGATCCGCCGGTGCTCATTCGCATCAACGTCACGATGGCGGGGACGCCGTCGGGGCAGCCGGTCACGAACAAGACGGTCGTGACGAGTCCTGACGACGAGGCGCCGTGTGTCGTGACGCCCACGGACATCACGTGCAACCCGGCGAACACGAACAACTACTCCGAGGTGCAGACCCCGGTCGTCGTCTCGGAAGTGATCGTCACGCCGCCGCCGCCGCCGCCGGCGAAGGTGACAGCGCTCGCCTTCACGGGTACGAACTCGCTGTTGGGGGGTCTCGTCGGGTTCGTGGCGCTGCTGCTCGGTGTGCTCCTGGTGATGGTGACCCGCCGCGGGCGCCGCGGGCTCGCGTTGTAAGTGGCCGTCAGGCCACGAGCAGCAGCGCGGCGAGCGCGGCGATGACCGCGGTGCCGGGCTCCACCAGGGGGTAGCGCGCCGAGATGCGGGTGCCGCACGTGCGGCAACGCCCGCGCAACGCGAGCCACGACAACACGGGCACGAGCTCCACGGGGCGCAGCGGCGTCTCGCAGGCAGGACAGTGCGAGCCGGGCGTGATGATCGACTCGTGCCGGGGCACGCGCCGGATCACGACGTTCAGGAACGACCCGAGCAGGGCGCCCGCCACGGCCGCGACGGCGACCACGATCGCGGTCTTCACCGCGGCGGGCGCGTCACACCGGTCCTTCGCGAGTTTCCTCGGCCCAGAACTGGACGGTGCGGCGGAGCTCGCCGTCGACGTAGATGTGCAGCTCGTACGCGCCGGGCTTCGGGAGCACCGCCCCGTGCATGTCGATGGCCAGCGGCACCTGGATGTGCTCTCCGGCGTAGGTTCCCGTGGAATCGTTTACCTGGATATCGGCAGCGACGCGCCCGACCTCCTCGCCATCCTCACCGATGATGACGAGCGCGAACCCGTGGCTGCGCTCGGCCTCGATCCGCTCGAGCTCGAGTACGAGCGCGAATCCCACCCCAAGTTGCGCGGGGTACGACGCTCGGCGGATGCGCGTGATCCCGCCCGAGAGCACGAACAGCAGACCGTCGCGCACTTGCACGTGGTCGCACAGCAGCGACGTGGTGATCTCCACCTCCCTACCTCCGAACTCGCCAACGGCGGCGCGGGTGAGTGCCCGCGACTGCACCGGCAACGCGGTCGAGCACCTGGGTCGAAGACGACGCGACGCGCGGCTGCACCGCCGTCATCCGTACCGCGACCGTGTCGACGAGCGAGTCGTCGAACGCGAGGCGGGGCCGCCGGGACGTGATCGCGTGCAGACGACGAGCCACGATCACGGCGTCGCGGTACGAGAAGGGGTCGAGGCGAGTCGCGACGCCCTCGAGGTGCGTGCGCCAGCGGTCGCGCTCGTCGGCAGGCGCGAGACGCACGACGTCGTCGTCGGGTGAGGCGATGTTCCTGTACACGGTGGTCACGCCGCGCGCGATCGTGGGGTCGTCGAGCAACGCGCCGTCGAGGAGTAGCTCAGGGCCGACGTGCGCGCACGCGCGCGCAGCACCGTCGGGCAGGCCGTCGTCCAGCAGACAACTGCGCAGCTCGGCTTCGAGCTCGAGGAACCACCGTTCGGAGTGGAAGACTTGGTCGGTCGCGTGGTGCAGCGCGATGCCGCCGCCGAGAGCGCCTTCTGCCGGCCCCAAGCGCGTCCTCCCCATCGCCGCGAAATCGGGCAGCGCAGTGCCCACGAGGAAGGCAGGGTCGTCGCTGCTGGCACGGGCGCGAAGTCCGGCGGCGATGTGACCGACGAAGTTCACGCATACATCTTGCCCTGCCCGGTCACAACGTGACGGCGCGGTCGGAGTGACGGCCAGGCGGCACAGCCTCCTAAATTAAGCTCCGTCTGCGATGACATCACCAGAGGGCGGCCTGCGAGTGGTGATTGCAGGTAAGCACGCGCCCACTCGCGAGCTATTCCGTGAAGCGCTCGAGCGGTCTGGCATTCATGTATGCGGCGAGGCGCGGAATGCCGCCGGTGCGGTGCGGGAGGTGACAGAACAACGACCCGACATCGTGCTTCTCGACCCCGCCCTCCCCGGTGACGGTATCCGGGCGACCATCGAGATCACGGAGCTCGTGCCCGCCACACCGGTAGTCATGTACGGGGACTTCGAGGACGACGTCACCCTCTTCGAGGCGCTCGACGCGGGGGCGTGCGGCTACCTGCTGAAGGACATCGACCTCGAGCGGCTTCCCGCCGTGCTCAAGGGCGTCCTGAGGGGGGAGTCGGCGCTCCCGCGGACCCTCGTGGCGCGGGTCGTCGAGGAGTTCAACGCGCGGGGTCGGGCGCTGGATCTGCTGGTGGGCAGGGACTCTGCTGATCGCCTCACGAACCGCGAGTGGGAAGTGCTCGAGTTGATGCGCAAGGACTACTCGACGGCCCAGATCGCGGACGCGCTGTTCGTGTCACCCGCCACCGTCCGCACCCACGTGTCGGCCATCATGCGCAAGCTCCATGTCGCCGACCGCGCCGCCGCGGTCCGGTTGATCGAACAACGCTCGTCCTGAGACGGCGACGCACAGCGCGCACCAACCCCAGCCGAGCGCGAGCCCTCCGACCACGTCGCTCAGCCAATGGACGCCGAGCAGCACGCGTGACGCGGCGACGGCGACGCCGAGCGCGAACGCAACGCCGAGCAGGGTCGCCCGTGTGCGTCGAGTGAGCCCGATCCCGAGGACGAGCGCGATCGCGGTGTAGACGGCGGCAGTGCCCGCGGTGTGGCCGCTCGGGAACGCGGCGCCGAGCGCGGCGGCACCGGCCGTCACCGTGGGACGCGCCCGGTCGACGAGGTCTTTCACCTCGCGGGTGAGCAGCCACTCACCGGCCCCGATCGCGACGATGAAGGTCGCGAGCCGCACGCTCGGCATCCGCACGAGCTGGATCACACCCACCACGACGAGGGCGATCACCACCACCTCGGTGGAGCCGAGGCGGGTGACGGTGCGGAGCAGCGATCGACCGACGTCGTCTGCGTGCTCGATGCCCCATGCCGCGATGTCGTGGTCGAGGTCGACGAGTGCGTTGTGGGTGGTCACGAGCCAGGCGAGCACCGCCACGATCAGCGTGCCCGCGGCCGCGCACGCGAGCGCCCAGGCCGTCGCCGTCTGCGCCCCCGAGGGCCACCGCTGGAACGCGAACGCGGCGAACACGCCGAGCACGACTGGGGGACCGAAGAGCGCAAGAAGAACGATCCTCCATCTTGGCCGCGACCGCGAGCGCCGACTCCATCGGTACGCTCCCTCGACGCAAGGATCGGGGAGGGGCTGCGGGTGCGGGTGCGGCTGGTAGTGGCGGCGGTCTTGGCGCTCGGTGCCGGGCTCACGGGCGCGGCCGGGGCGGCGGCGGGGGCGGCCGAGGCTCGGGAGTCTCGGGCGCACGTCGACCGGGTGCTGATCGTCTCGCTGCCACGGGTGTCGTGGAGCGACGTGGCGGATCGCGACGACGTCCCCCACCTGAAGCGTCTCCTCGACGGCTCGGCGGTCGCCGACCTGTCGGTGCGGGCACCGAGCATCCGGCCCGACCTCGCGGGCGGCTACGCGACGCTGAGCGCGGGCGACAAGGCCGTCGGATCCGGCACGGCCGACGACGGAGCCGCGTTCGTGGTGGACGAGCATGTGGGCGCAGGCACCGCGCGGCAGGCTTTCCTGCGACGTACCGGCACCGACGCGTCGCGGGGGCTGGTGCATCTCGGGCTCCCGCAGATCGTCGACGCCAACGAGGCGACCGACTTCGAGGCGGAGGTGGGCGCGCTCGGCGACGCGCTCGATGCCGCGGGCTACGCACGCGCGGTGATCGCGAACGGCGACGGTGTGGAGTTGCCGTCGCCGGCACCCGAGAGCGACGACCCCGCCGACGACGCCTCGCGCCGCTTTCGCCGCGAGGCGGTCACCGCGCTCATGACGTCGGACGGGAAGGTGCCCGCGGGGCAGGTGAGCAAGGACCTCCTCGAGGA
This window contains:
- a CDS encoding response regulator transcription factor, giving the protein MTSPEGGLRVVIAGKHAPTRELFREALERSGIHVCGEARNAAGAVREVTEQRPDIVLLDPALPGDGIRATIEITELVPATPVVMYGDFEDDVTLFEALDAGACGYLLKDIDLERLPAVLKGVLRGESALPRTLVARVVEEFNARGRALDLLVGRDSADRLTNREWEVLELMRKDYSTAQIADALFVSPATVRTHVSAIMRKLHVADRAAAVRLIEQRSS
- a CDS encoding DUF11 domain-containing protein — translated: FSYDSQAGFSVASSDAVVCTFTNTRQTGTIRVNKVWSGGASGELPTVDLNIGTTGSGHQVNQTGVTGLGNGTTGAQTVVTGSPYFVSESALAAGWAAGSAVCTKNGTPFSYDSQAGFSVASSDAVVCTFTNAKQGSITITKVAVPQDAQNFTFATTNLGGSFTLDDDTDNALSNVKTFPGLAPGTTYTVTENPVTGWKLTALDCTGLGQGDSATLATGVTSIALKPGQDVSCTYTNTSPDLGVEKSDDPDPVVAGNQLTYTVTVTNHGPADATGVVVTDTLDPNTTFVSTSLGADCQHAAGVVTCQIGNLASAAFVNFTITVTVLPGAPVGTDTLDNHVEVSGDQPDWNPDNNTDDELTSVISVVDLAVVKTADVASVIPGQSFTYTLSVRNLGPSDAQVDATVIDVLPTDITFVSFHPLAAGVSCSPPVGQQLTCTILKGLLGAGDPPVLIRINVTMAGTPSGQPVTNKTVVTSPDDEAPCVVTPTDITCNPANTNNYSEVQTPVVVSEVIVTPPPPPPAKVTALAFTGTNSLLGGLVGFVALLLGVLLVMVTRRGRRGLAL
- a CDS encoding prepilin peptidase; translation: MKTAIVVAVAAVAGALLGSFLNVVIRRVPRHESIITPGSHCPACETPLRPVELVPVLSWLALRGRCRTCGTRISARYPLVEPGTAVIAALAALLLVA
- a CDS encoding phosphatase PAP2 family protein, coding for MLGVFAAFAFQRWPSGAQTATAWALACAAAGTLIVAVLAWLVTTHNALVDLDHDIAAWGIEHADDVGRSLLRTVTRLGSTEVVVIALVVVGVIQLVRMPSVRLATFIVAIGAGEWLLTREVKDLVDRARPTVTAGAAALGAAFPSGHTAGTAAVYTAIALVLGIGLTRRTRATLLGVAFALGVAVAASRVLLGVHWLSDVVGGLALGWGWCALCVAVSGRALFDQPDRGGAVGDMELAHDGRHVGADGGG